A genomic segment from uncultured Desulfuromonas sp. encodes:
- a CDS encoding methyl-accepting chemotaxis protein: MKKIQKIILALIALNILLISLACSLSLGWLTSGLLMVSTLIGILGCWLAKSGTPERGQIDSVPTQMLPATQELFSSLESEICGQCRDASNENRQVQDILADAIGKLITSFTELEQKTSEQKELALTLTNGHDNRGSTSFRALFEQIEMVMQRLLDATIDNKSQTSQLVASMDRTQEQFQKVLGMLGEVRKIADQTNLLAINAAVEAARAGNAGKGFAVVAEEVRNLSIRSNRFSEQIDTSVQAISTALGHVGSSIRDLSEQSSQLVEEEQGHIKTTMEQAQRFNLTVEQSAAQISQVAETVSQQVRQAVTSLQFQDMSTQVIDTVTRRLESIEQLIHGLTQQTQQILRSTESNLVEQTQVIEAVFRQGAAMVRESHHNPVSQKSMDEGDIELF; the protein is encoded by the coding sequence ATGAAGAAAATCCAAAAAATTATACTGGCACTGATTGCCCTCAACATCCTGTTGATCTCCTTAGCGTGCTCACTGTCATTAGGTTGGTTGACGTCCGGCTTGCTGATGGTCTCAACATTGATAGGAATTCTAGGCTGCTGGCTGGCTAAAAGCGGGACGCCTGAAAGGGGTCAGATTGATTCGGTGCCAACTCAAATGCTGCCGGCCACACAAGAGTTATTCAGCAGTCTGGAAAGCGAAATATGCGGCCAGTGTCGCGATGCAAGTAATGAAAATAGACAGGTTCAAGATATTCTGGCGGACGCTATCGGTAAATTGATCACAAGTTTCACTGAGCTTGAGCAGAAGACCTCAGAGCAGAAAGAACTGGCCCTGACACTTACGAATGGGCACGACAATCGCGGATCAACATCCTTTCGCGCCTTATTTGAGCAGATAGAAATGGTCATGCAGCGCCTGCTCGACGCAACCATTGACAACAAGAGCCAAACAAGTCAGCTGGTGGCCTCCATGGATCGGACGCAAGAGCAGTTCCAAAAGGTTCTGGGCATGCTCGGAGAAGTACGAAAAATCGCAGATCAAACCAATCTTCTCGCTATTAATGCCGCCGTAGAAGCGGCCCGCGCCGGAAATGCCGGTAAAGGCTTTGCCGTTGTTGCTGAGGAAGTGCGGAATCTTTCGATTCGTTCCAACCGATTCAGCGAGCAGATTGATACATCCGTCCAGGCAATTTCAACGGCACTGGGTCATGTCGGCAGCTCTATTCGTGATTTGTCGGAACAGTCAAGTCAGCTGGTTGAGGAAGAACAGGGCCATATCAAAACGACGATGGAGCAAGCGCAACGCTTCAATCTGACAGTCGAACAAAGCGCTGCACAAATATCCCAAGTTGCAGAAACGGTATCACAGCAAGTGAGACAAGCTGTGACGTCGCTGCAATTTCAAGATATGTCTACCCAGGTCATTGATACGGTCACGCGGCGACTTGAGTCCATAGAACAGTTAATACATGGGCTCACGCAACAAACACAGCAAATTTTGAGATCCACAGAGAGCAATCTCGTCGAACAAACGCAGGTGATTGAAGCAGTGTTCAGACAAGGGGCTGCGATGGTTCGCGAAAGTCACCACAATCCGGTCTCACAAAAGAGCATGGACGAAGGAGACATCGAGCTGTTCTAG
- a CDS encoding STAS domain-containing protein, producing MFELESKAIHNSDGANYQLLIVRGDLGIATIGQLKDDLLSALQAHDHVVLDMASVTEVDYSVLQLLCSANKYAQKHGKHFQLKNQCTEAFIDRAQSLGFFRDQACNEAEDPTKCLWIPENLN from the coding sequence ATGTTTGAACTGGAAAGCAAAGCGATCCACAACAGTGACGGAGCCAACTATCAGCTGTTGATTGTCCGCGGAGACCTCGGCATTGCTACCATCGGTCAACTCAAAGACGATCTTCTCAGCGCCCTGCAGGCCCACGACCATGTCGTACTCGACATGGCTTCAGTCACCGAAGTCGACTACAGCGTCCTGCAACTGTTGTGCAGCGCCAACAAATACGCCCAGAAACACGGCAAACACTTCCAGCTCAAAAACCAATGCACCGAAGCCTTCATCGACCGGGCCCAATCCCTCGGCTTCTTTCGCGACCAAGCCTGCAACGAAGCCGAAGACCCGACAAAATGCCTGTGGATACCCGAAAACCTCAACTAA
- the dksA gene encoding RNA polymerase-binding protein DksA produces the protein MDPEQAEAYRAILQQQLEDLLREAGKTVSGMTDEHENFPDPTDRASMESDRNFELRIRDRERRLIGKIRAALERIDEGTFGICESCEEEIGAARLRARPVTTLCIDCKTEQERQERIG, from the coding sequence ATGGATCCAGAACAGGCAGAAGCCTATCGGGCCATCCTGCAACAACAACTTGAAGATCTGCTGCGCGAGGCGGGTAAAACGGTCTCAGGCATGACGGATGAACATGAAAACTTTCCTGATCCGACAGACCGTGCATCCATGGAATCTGATCGCAACTTCGAACTGCGAATTCGGGATCGTGAGCGGCGTTTGATCGGCAAAATCCGTGCAGCATTGGAGCGGATTGACGAAGGCACTTTCGGAATCTGCGAAAGTTGTGAAGAGGAAATCGGTGCAGCACGCTTGAGGGCTCGTCCGGTCACAACTCTGTGCATCGATTGTAAGACCGAGCAAGAACGGCAAGAACGAATTGGTTAA
- the cmoB gene encoding tRNA 5-methoxyuridine(34)/uridine 5-oxyacetic acid(34) synthase CmoB gives MFEELDTLIQDLTQGQHLPWIKELVEFIERKSQFLHRDRKSQAYIDLLEKVPASLQLDADLNQDWVTIGAHADLPQEQLTQIQNALFGLRPWRKGPFKILGTEVDTEWVSYLKWNRLKTEIAPLGGRRVLDVGSSSGYYLFRMLAAQPALVVGLEPYQTFYFQFCLLQKLLQQPRCYTLPGKFEELPEMTGYFDTLFHMGVLYHVRSPLDTLARIRRTLRRGGELVLETLVIPGDEAVALTPHDRYAKMNNVFFLPTVNGLVNWLERTGFTRIRCLDVSLTTAKEQRKTPWIQTESLADFLDPQDELKTVEGYPAPRRALILAEVK, from the coding sequence ATGTTTGAAGAATTAGATACCCTTATACAGGATCTGACCCAAGGGCAACATCTGCCATGGATAAAGGAGCTGGTAGAATTTATCGAAAGAAAAAGCCAGTTTCTTCATCGAGACAGAAAAAGTCAGGCCTATATTGATCTGCTTGAAAAGGTTCCCGCATCGCTGCAACTAGACGCCGATCTTAATCAGGACTGGGTGACGATCGGTGCGCATGCGGATTTGCCCCAGGAACAGCTGACCCAGATTCAGAATGCCCTGTTCGGGTTGCGGCCCTGGCGTAAAGGGCCGTTCAAAATTCTCGGAACCGAAGTTGACACTGAGTGGGTTTCTTATTTGAAATGGAACCGACTCAAAACGGAAATTGCGCCATTAGGTGGACGCCGAGTGCTTGATGTCGGGAGCAGTAGTGGCTACTATCTGTTCCGTATGCTCGCGGCACAGCCCGCGCTTGTTGTCGGTCTTGAACCTTATCAAACATTTTATTTTCAGTTCTGCCTGCTGCAGAAATTATTGCAGCAACCACGTTGTTATACACTGCCGGGAAAATTTGAAGAATTACCGGAAATGACCGGTTATTTCGACACCCTTTTTCATATGGGGGTTCTTTATCATGTACGGTCACCTTTGGATACGCTGGCGCGTATTCGACGAACATTAAGGCGTGGTGGTGAACTGGTGTTGGAAACGCTTGTCATCCCGGGAGATGAAGCCGTCGCATTGACGCCTCATGATCGATACGCGAAAATGAACAATGTCTTTTTCCTGCCAACAGTCAATGGGCTGGTCAACTGGTTGGAACGGACGGGATTTACCCGGATACGATGTCTTGATGTCAGTCTGACAACAGCCAAAGAACAACGAAAAACACCGTGGATTCAAACGGAGTCATTGGCGGATTTTCTTGATCCTCAGGATGAATTGAAAACAGTCGAGGGCTACCCTGCTCCACGTAGAGCTTTAATCCTGGCTGAAGTCAAATAG
- the gluQRS gene encoding tRNA glutamyl-Q(34) synthetase GluQRS: protein MKNTSTPPTVGRFAPSPTGPLHFGSIVSAVASFLAAKQHCNGRWLVRIDDLDQPRTVKGACDSILRDLESLGLHHDGSLVFQSSRSDRYQRILDHLTKAGHTYPCGCSRKEILASAPHFGEEGPIYPGTCLVTPPTSSDKTAVRLRSKSQRISFIDLIQGGCEQNIGDDVGDFVLQRNDGIFAYQLATIIDDHDSGINLIVRGQDLLLSTPRQIYLLDLLSWSIPRYAHIPLVMAPDGQKISKRHQPQSPCTIYSPGQILVAVLTFLGLNPPADLGSAEANTVLSWGLEHFSFSKIMKHNHQFTL, encoded by the coding sequence ATGAAAAATACATCGACACCTCCCACCGTTGGTCGGTTTGCTCCGAGTCCAACCGGCCCACTTCATTTTGGTTCAATCGTTTCTGCGGTCGCCAGTTTTCTGGCGGCTAAGCAACACTGCAACGGTCGCTGGCTGGTACGTATTGATGATCTTGATCAACCCAGGACGGTAAAAGGAGCCTGTGATTCCATTTTACGTGATCTTGAATCTTTAGGGTTACACCACGACGGGTCTCTCGTCTTTCAAAGTTCACGCAGTGATCGTTACCAGAGGATTCTCGATCATCTTACAAAGGCGGGACATACCTATCCCTGTGGTTGCTCGCGAAAAGAGATCCTAGCCAGTGCCCCACATTTTGGTGAAGAAGGGCCTATCTATCCGGGGACTTGCCTCGTTACACCACCAACCTCTTCAGACAAAACAGCAGTGCGTTTACGTAGCAAGAGCCAGCGGATTTCTTTTATTGATCTTATTCAAGGGGGATGTGAACAGAATATCGGAGATGACGTTGGTGATTTTGTTCTTCAACGTAATGATGGTATTTTCGCCTATCAACTCGCAACTATTATTGATGATCACGACAGTGGCATAAACCTGATCGTTCGTGGTCAGGATCTCCTGCTCTCAACGCCACGACAGATCTATTTACTTGACCTGCTAAGTTGGAGCATTCCCCGCTATGCCCACATCCCGTTGGTCATGGCCCCAGACGGGCAGAAAATCAGTAAACGACACCAACCTCAATCGCCGTGCACAATCTATTCGCCGGGTCAGATTCTTGTTGCCGTACTCACATTCCTCGGCCTGAACCCTCCTGCTGATTTAGGTTCAGCAGAGGCCAATACTGTTCTGTCTTGGGGACTTGAGCACTTTTCTTTTTCAAAAATTATGAAGCACAATCACCAATTCACACTTTAA
- a CDS encoding response regulator, which yields MAKTILAVDDSKSILQMVSFTLKGAGYQVIEACNGQEGLAAAQRQKIDLVLTDLNMPVMDGLTMVQKLRATPACKFTPMLMLTTEAGADFKAKGKAAGLTGWLVKPFDPQKLLGVVKKVLG from the coding sequence ATGGCCAAAACAATCTTAGCCGTAGACGATTCCAAATCCATATTGCAAATGGTGTCCTTCACCCTCAAAGGCGCCGGCTACCAAGTGATTGAAGCCTGTAACGGTCAAGAAGGGTTAGCCGCTGCCCAGCGCCAGAAGATCGACCTCGTTCTCACCGACCTCAACATGCCGGTCATGGACGGATTAACCATGGTGCAGAAGCTGCGTGCCACTCCAGCCTGTAAATTCACCCCGATGCTCATGCTCACCACCGAAGCCGGAGCCGACTTCAAAGCCAAAGGCAAAGCCGCCGGACTCACCGGCTGGCTGGTCAAACCCTTTGATCCGCAAAAACTGCTCGGTGTCGTCAAAAAAGTGCTCGGATAA
- a CDS encoding sigma-54 dependent transcriptional regulator, with translation MILYPEHPVLLVDDEEPWLHSFALTLRQRGGINHVIKCSDSREVLDILDGQPVDTIVLDLTMPYMSGDVLLEQVASKFPEIPVIIITGMNQLEIAVDCMKAGAFDFYIKTAERERLVAGVKRAIEFNCLKRENQRLRSKMLAGDGRHAAFNDIITNDPAMLKVFDYLEAIAPSRHPVLIGGESGTGKELVARAVHQLSRPDQPLVSVNVAGLDDDMFADTLFGHVPGAFTGAIKQRNGMVEQAGSGTLFLDEIGDLPLPSQIKLLRLLQEGEFLPVGSDKIKHSQCRIVCATNVNLEEKMAQGGFRSDLYYRLATHQIFVPPLRQRLIDLPLLTHYFFDQASEELGKNRPVVRQELIELLRAYSFPGNIRELQAMIYDAVSRHQKGPLSLNSFREKIVPTSASSEMLPIEQMTFPQQLPDLQQMARLLVEEAMRRTGGNQRTAAALLGVSQQALSKRLKKYPVSNLQ, from the coding sequence ATGATCCTGTATCCAGAGCATCCAGTCCTTCTGGTGGACGACGAAGAACCCTGGCTGCACAGCTTTGCTCTGACTCTACGCCAGCGCGGCGGCATTAACCATGTGATCAAATGTTCCGACAGTCGAGAAGTTCTCGATATTTTAGATGGTCAGCCAGTCGATACCATCGTCCTTGATCTGACCATGCCCTATATGAGCGGTGACGTTCTGCTTGAGCAGGTCGCCAGCAAATTCCCAGAAATTCCCGTTATTATCATCACCGGCATGAATCAGCTTGAAATCGCTGTCGACTGTATGAAGGCGGGTGCTTTTGATTTTTATATTAAAACAGCGGAACGCGAACGGCTGGTCGCAGGTGTAAAACGTGCCATCGAATTCAATTGTTTAAAGCGAGAAAACCAAAGGTTACGCAGTAAGATGCTGGCTGGCGATGGTCGCCATGCCGCGTTTAATGACATAATCACCAATGACCCGGCGATGTTGAAGGTGTTCGATTACCTCGAAGCAATTGCTCCAAGCCGTCATCCCGTCCTTATCGGTGGCGAAAGTGGAACCGGCAAAGAGTTGGTAGCACGTGCTGTTCACCAGTTGAGCCGTCCGGATCAGCCTCTCGTTTCGGTGAATGTTGCCGGACTCGACGACGATATGTTTGCAGATACCCTGTTTGGCCATGTTCCCGGTGCGTTCACCGGGGCGATAAAACAAAGAAATGGCATGGTTGAACAGGCCGGTAGCGGCACGTTATTTCTTGATGAGATCGGTGACCTGCCCCTGCCGTCGCAGATAAAGCTACTTCGCTTACTTCAAGAAGGGGAGTTTCTTCCGGTTGGCAGTGATAAAATAAAGCATAGCCAGTGCCGAATCGTTTGTGCAACGAATGTCAACCTTGAAGAAAAAATGGCACAGGGAGGATTCCGCTCTGATCTGTATTATCGTCTTGCGACCCATCAAATTTTTGTTCCGCCATTACGACAGAGGTTGATCGACTTGCCGCTTCTCACCCATTATTTTTTTGATCAAGCCTCAGAGGAACTTGGTAAAAACAGACCGGTGGTACGACAGGAGTTGATTGAGTTGTTAAGAGCCTATTCGTTTCCGGGGAATATCCGGGAATTGCAGGCAATGATCTATGATGCCGTCAGTCGGCATCAGAAGGGCCCTCTCTCTTTAAATTCTTTTCGAGAAAAAATTGTTCCCACCTCGGCCTCGTCAGAGATGCTTCCCATCGAGCAAATGACATTCCCACAGCAGTTGCCCGACCTACAGCAAATGGCGCGGCTCCTGGTTGAGGAAGCCATGCGTCGCACTGGTGGAAATCAACGGACTGCAGCGGCTTTACTGGGTGTTTCTCAGCAGGCTCTTAGTAAGCGATTAAAAAAATACCCCGTGTCCAACCTTCAATAG
- the cmoA gene encoding carboxy-S-adenosyl-L-methionine synthase CmoA: MTHDKLFSHPQTVSPFEFNERVVGVFDDMITRSVPLYRESLLRQAQLACKFYQPGTRIYDLGCSHGNFGLELVRQMDGRAFHLQAIDSSAPMLEQYRQRLQSCPQAECIHLVETSVEDCSFDNASVIVINLTLQFLSPAVRSMVLQKVYDALLPGGILLLSEKVIHQDDSLDALQQEFYYRFKKENGYSQLEISQKREALENVLIPESCEEHLSRLHAVGFEKIDIWLKWFNFMSLLCLKN; the protein is encoded by the coding sequence ATGACACACGATAAGCTGTTTTCCCATCCTCAAACCGTATCACCCTTTGAATTCAATGAACGTGTTGTCGGAGTTTTTGACGACATGATCACCCGCAGTGTTCCGCTATACCGTGAATCCTTATTGCGGCAGGCGCAATTGGCGTGCAAGTTTTATCAGCCAGGGACTCGAATTTATGACCTCGGTTGTTCTCACGGCAATTTTGGTCTGGAACTAGTGCGGCAAATGGACGGTCGCGCTTTTCATCTGCAAGCCATCGACAGTTCGGCTCCGATGCTCGAGCAATATCGGCAGCGATTGCAATCTTGTCCGCAAGCCGAATGTATCCATTTAGTGGAAACGTCCGTGGAGGACTGTTCCTTTGACAATGCATCCGTCATCGTTATCAATCTGACATTACAATTTCTCTCTCCAGCCGTTCGAAGCATGGTGCTACAGAAAGTCTATGATGCGCTACTTCCCGGTGGGATTTTGCTGTTGTCGGAGAAAGTCATTCATCAGGACGACTCGCTTGACGCACTCCAGCAGGAATTTTACTACCGGTTCAAAAAAGAAAACGGCTATTCACAACTTGAAATCAGCCAGAAGCGGGAAGCATTGGAAAACGTGTTGATTCCGGAAAGCTGTGAAGAACATCTCAGTCGCTTGCACGCAGTCGGCTTTGAAAAAATAGATATCTGGTTGAAATGGTTTAACTTCATGTCGTTGCTATGTTTGAAGAATTAG
- a CDS encoding CoA pyrophosphatase, translating to MDRIIRRLQSHQHQTLEDDQQKGRAAVALILRSTQQGLELLLIQRARHPQDPWSGNLGFPGGRIDPGDDSAYDAAVRETLEEVGLPLGKNNYVARLDDHHGVRIPVCVSCFVFTVEDSVVELEKNYEVAKAFWVPLAQLQDPRNHHLASVGWHGKTIEVPGIDLGDNLPVLWGLTYRFVRHFFEVIDQPLSHCPDTMTL from the coding sequence GTGGATCGCATTATCAGGAGGTTGCAAAGTCACCAGCATCAGACCCTTGAAGATGATCAGCAAAAGGGTCGCGCTGCAGTTGCCCTGATTTTGAGATCTACACAGCAAGGTCTTGAACTGTTGTTAATTCAGCGCGCCCGCCATCCGCAAGATCCCTGGTCTGGAAATCTGGGCTTTCCCGGTGGTCGCATTGATCCGGGCGATGATTCCGCCTACGATGCTGCGGTACGGGAAACGCTGGAAGAAGTTGGGTTGCCGTTAGGCAAGAACAACTACGTTGCCCGATTAGATGATCATCATGGTGTGCGAATCCCCGTCTGTGTGAGCTGTTTCGTATTCACTGTCGAAGATAGTGTCGTAGAGCTGGAAAAGAACTATGAAGTTGCCAAAGCCTTCTGGGTACCGCTAGCACAATTGCAGGATCCGCGTAACCATCATCTGGCATCTGTTGGATGGCATGGAAAAACCATTGAGGTGCCGGGGATTGATCTTGGCGACAACCTTCCCGTACTCTGGGGACTGACCTACCGTTTCGTTCGCCATTTCTTTGAAGTGATTGACCAACCCCTCAGCCATTGCCCGGACACAATGACCCTATGA
- a CDS encoding Rrf2 family transcriptional regulator, with product MVITRATEYAIRAILYMAKFPPGEIVLKKDICQTQDVTPAFLTKIFQPMVKAGIVGSQRGVGGGFYLRHKPEDITVYDVFKAQEDPLHINKCLSDDTCCERDNYCPVHGAWKEVRQSMIQQLSEYNFARLAEKEEANLKKLMNLDKDKQAS from the coding sequence ATGGTTATTACACGCGCTACTGAATATGCCATACGGGCCATTCTTTATATGGCGAAGTTTCCTCCTGGGGAAATTGTCCTTAAAAAAGATATCTGCCAGACGCAGGATGTCACTCCGGCATTCCTGACGAAAATTTTCCAGCCAATGGTTAAAGCCGGGATTGTGGGCTCACAACGTGGTGTTGGCGGAGGTTTTTATCTTCGCCATAAGCCGGAAGATATTACAGTCTATGATGTTTTTAAAGCACAAGAGGATCCCTTGCATATCAATAAATGCCTTTCGGATGACACTTGTTGTGAACGTGATAACTATTGTCCTGTCCATGGTGCCTGGAAAGAGGTCCGACAAAGTATGATTCAACAACTTTCTGAATATAATTTTGCTCGATTGGCCGAAAAGGAAGAGGCAAATCTGAAAAAATTGATGAATCTGGATAAGGATAAGCAGGCATCATAA
- a CDS encoding succinate dehydrogenase/fumarate reductase iron-sulfur subunit encodes MDLTLYVWRQNGPEDKGKLEQYEAKNVSPDSSFLEMLDEVNEELIHNGIEPIEFDNDCREGICGTCGCVVNGIPHGPQEKTTACQLHMRQFSDGDSLTLEPWRAKAFPVIRDLAVDRTALDNIIQAGGYTSAYTGEVGEANQTLIPKPDADYAMDAAECIGCGACVAACPNGSAMLFTSAKIAQMAVLPQGEVEAAERVNNMTEAMLNAGFGNCTNHYECEAACPKGVSVKFIAKTNREYVKALAK; translated from the coding sequence ATGGATCTGACACTTTACGTATGGCGCCAAAATGGCCCGGAGGATAAGGGCAAGCTGGAGCAGTACGAGGCTAAAAATGTCAGCCCCGACAGCTCCTTTCTGGAAATGCTCGATGAGGTCAATGAAGAACTGATCCATAATGGTATTGAGCCCATCGAGTTTGATAACGATTGCCGCGAAGGTATTTGTGGTACTTGTGGTTGCGTTGTCAACGGTATTCCTCACGGTCCTCAAGAGAAGACTACGGCATGCCAACTGCACATGCGTCAATTCAGTGATGGCGACAGCCTGACTCTGGAGCCGTGGCGTGCTAAGGCGTTCCCGGTCATCAGAGACCTCGCAGTTGATCGTACTGCTCTGGACAACATTATCCAGGCGGGTGGTTACACGTCTGCTTATACCGGTGAAGTTGGTGAGGCGAATCAGACCCTGATTCCCAAGCCGGATGCCGACTACGCCATGGACGCAGCCGAGTGCATCGGTTGTGGTGCTTGTGTTGCGGCCTGCCCTAACGGTAGCGCAATGCTGTTCACCAGTGCCAAGATTGCCCAGATGGCTGTATTGCCTCAGGGTGAAGTTGAGGCGGCCGAGCGTGTTAACAACATGACGGAAGCCATGTTGAACGCCGGCTTCGGTAACTGCACCAACCACTATGAGTGTGAAGCGGCCTGCCCGAAAGGTGTCAGTGTCAAATTCATCGCCAAGACAAACCGCGAGTACGTAAAAGCTCTCGCCAAGTAA
- a CDS encoding fumarate reductase/succinate dehydrogenase flavoprotein subunit — translation MILDGKCPTGPIEKSWDKHRFDMKLVNPANKRKYKVLVVGTGLAGGAAAATMGELGYNVEAFCYQDSARRAHSIAAQGGINAAKNYHNDGDSVFRLFYDTIKGGDFRAREADVWRLAQVSNNIIDQCVAQGVPFAREYSGLLANRSFGGAQVSRTFYARGQTGQQLLLGAYQALSRQVKAGTVKLHPRTEMLDLVVVDGVAKGITVRNLVTGELESYWGDAVVLATGGYVNVFYLSTNAMGCSVTAAWKATKKGAFMANPCYTQIHPTCIPQSGDHQSKLTLMSESLRNDGRCWVPKRKEDCEKPAGEIAEEDRDYYLERKYPSFGNLAPRDIASRAAKEQCDDERGVGPGKRGVYLDYQSAIDRVGEDTIRERYGNLFDMYEKITDENAYKQPMRIYPAPHYSMGGLWVDYNCMSNVPGLFVLGEANFSVHGANRLGASALMQGLADGYFVIPYTIGNYLATVKPGEVTTENAEFAKSREEVQGRIDKLMSVNGKRSVSSFARALGKIMWENVGMARSEQSLKEALEEIPKLREEFWQNVKVTGEKGTRNGQLEDAGRVADFLEFAEVMTTDALHRNESCGGHFRTEYQTEDGEAMRDDENFCYVAAWEYKGEGKAPELHKEPLKFENVKLAIRSYK, via the coding sequence GTGATTCTTGATGGAAAATGTCCTACTGGACCTATTGAAAAATCTTGGGATAAGCATCGCTTTGACATGAAGCTGGTTAACCCGGCAAACAAGCGGAAGTACAAAGTTCTCGTCGTTGGTACTGGTCTGGCCGGTGGTGCTGCTGCAGCAACCATGGGCGAGTTGGGCTACAACGTCGAAGCATTTTGCTACCAGGATAGTGCCCGTCGCGCTCACAGTATCGCGGCTCAAGGTGGTATCAACGCTGCCAAAAACTACCACAACGATGGTGATAGCGTCTTCCGCTTGTTCTATGACACCATCAAAGGTGGTGACTTCCGTGCTCGTGAAGCTGACGTTTGGCGTCTGGCTCAAGTCTCCAATAACATTATCGACCAGTGTGTTGCTCAAGGCGTTCCTTTCGCCCGTGAGTACAGTGGTCTGTTGGCTAACCGTTCTTTCGGTGGTGCTCAGGTTTCCCGTACCTTCTACGCGCGTGGTCAAACTGGACAGCAGCTGCTGCTCGGTGCTTACCAAGCCCTGTCCCGTCAGGTAAAAGCTGGTACCGTTAAACTGCACCCCCGCACTGAAATGCTTGACTTAGTTGTTGTCGACGGCGTTGCTAAAGGTATCACCGTTCGTAACCTGGTGACCGGTGAACTCGAGTCCTACTGGGGTGATGCTGTTGTTCTGGCTACCGGCGGTTACGTCAACGTCTTCTACCTGTCGACAAACGCCATGGGTTGTAGTGTAACTGCAGCTTGGAAAGCGACCAAAAAAGGCGCTTTCATGGCGAACCCCTGCTACACTCAGATCCACCCGACCTGTATCCCCCAAAGTGGTGACCATCAGTCCAAGCTGACTCTGATGTCCGAATCACTGCGTAACGATGGTCGTTGCTGGGTTCCCAAGCGTAAAGAAGACTGCGAGAAGCCAGCAGGTGAGATCGCAGAAGAGGATCGTGATTACTACCTCGAGCGTAAGTACCCCTCCTTCGGTAACCTGGCTCCTCGTGATATCGCATCTCGTGCTGCAAAAGAGCAGTGTGATGATGAGCGTGGTGTCGGCCCCGGTAAGCGCGGTGTTTACCTCGATTACCAGAGCGCTATCGACCGCGTTGGTGAAGACACCATTCGCGAGCGTTACGGTAACCTGTTCGACATGTACGAGAAGATCACTGACGAGAACGCTTACAAGCAGCCGATGCGTATCTACCCGGCACCGCACTACTCCATGGGCGGTCTGTGGGTTGACTACAACTGCATGAGTAACGTTCCTGGTCTGTTTGTTCTCGGTGAAGCCAACTTCTCTGTTCACGGTGCTAACCGTCTCGGTGCTTCAGCATTGATGCAGGGTCTGGCTGACGGTTACTTTGTCATTCCTTACACCATTGGTAACTACCTCGCCACGGTTAAGCCGGGTGAAGTGACGACTGAAAACGCTGAATTCGCCAAGTCCCGTGAGGAAGTTCAGGGTCGCATCGATAAACTGATGAGCGTCAATGGTAAGCGCTCCGTCAGCTCCTTTGCCCGTGCCCTGGGTAAAATCATGTGGGAGAACGTCGGTATGGCTCGTAGCGAGCAAAGCCTCAAGGAAGCTCTCGAAGAGATTCCGAAGCTGCGTGAAGAGTTCTGGCAAAATGTCAAGGTCACCGGCGAGAAAGGCACTCGCAACGGCCAGCTGGAAGATGCCGGTCGTGTTGCTGACTTCCTCGAGTTTGCCGAAGTTATGACGACAGACGCCCTGCATCGCAACGAGTCCTGTGGTGGTCACTTCCGTACGGAATACCAGACAGAGGATGGCGAGGCAATGCGTGATGATGAAAACTTCTGCTACGTCGCGGCCTGGGAGTACAAAGGTGAAGGCAAGGCACCTGAGCTGCACAAAGAGCCGTTGAAATTCGAAAACGTTAAACTTGCGATAAGGAGTTATAAATAA